From Novipirellula galeiformis, the proteins below share one genomic window:
- a CDS encoding TIGR03546 family protein — protein MIIWSIKILSNIRHAIAGRKYPHQLAGAVAIGALLGIIPHGNVLALLVLIVLLSLKINHSMAALTTIGTTFAATKLDPYSHDVGSYILTHPTLGPKMASFWKLPLAPWTDLNNTVVMGSFVIGVAALLPIFLITYPVFRFFKPQEDELAEGHRRDLVSDEALNAEEDAVVLVDPLHPAVTKPRRAEQLSPGETSVADAALSTALRIDESHHDSEMSESREATSPNVTVETRIDVIRMKDHVESGDPISTMSSADLDEESTDQQPMDEALRYLLRQLRTSQQKDAA, from the coding sequence ATGATCATCTGGTCCATCAAAATATTGAGCAACATTCGTCATGCCATTGCAGGACGCAAATATCCGCACCAGCTTGCTGGGGCGGTTGCGATCGGTGCATTGTTAGGGATCATTCCGCACGGAAACGTGTTAGCGCTGTTGGTGCTGATCGTTTTGTTGTCGCTGAAGATCAACCACTCGATGGCGGCATTGACCACGATCGGGACGACCTTCGCGGCGACCAAGCTCGATCCGTATTCGCATGATGTTGGCAGCTATATTCTGACGCATCCGACGCTCGGTCCCAAGATGGCCAGTTTCTGGAAGTTGCCTTTGGCGCCGTGGACTGACCTGAACAACACCGTGGTGATGGGAAGTTTTGTGATCGGAGTTGCGGCCTTGCTGCCGATTTTTCTGATCACTTACCCCGTCTTTCGATTCTTCAAGCCCCAGGAAGACGAGTTGGCCGAGGGGCATCGACGTGACTTGGTTTCCGACGAAGCTCTCAATGCCGAAGAGGACGCCGTGGTGCTTGTCGACCCCCTTCATCCTGCGGTCACAAAACCACGTCGCGCCGAGCAGTTATCACCAGGGGAGACATCGGTTGCCGATGCGGCGTTGTCGACGGCCCTTCGGATCGATGAGTCGCATCACGACTCGGAGATGTCGGAATCCCGTGAAGCGACGTCACCCAATGTCACGGTCGAGACGCGAATCGATGTGATTCGAATGAAAGACCATGTCGAGTCGGGTGATCCAATATCAACAATGTCCTCGGCTGACTTAGACGAGGAATCGACCGATCAGCAGCCGATGGACGAGGCGCTCCGTTACTTGCTTCGTCAATTGCGCACCTCTCAGCAAAAGGATGCAGCATGA
- a CDS encoding TIGR03545 family protein, giving the protein MIRWSFVLTRMVIVVAIIMLLRWGLGPVASYVTSKGIQTATGAKVEIGSAQVGLFPPRVTYTDFHVADPRSGKDMKDAFSAETIELVLDGDAFLHRRWVARDGRITGLQIGGERETSGHLPEEQEDAAPSPSDEPSFLTRMIAATTDSLGDEATMLAENLETVRRSRQIRERWETEYETLVVRARDLEKQIRTIRDEARGIDNPLRDWPQLQRTLEQARQARNELMAVRQAIDSLPEQVQTDLASLDEAKQIDMQKVAKFIPGDLQNGDDFGIDMLKFAVQKQIDQIRGYLDGGRTIANYTVVAPEGERIRGEDFDLWGSDRLAQVLVRRCELSGVMRANGEVYSLKGIVENLTPTPEMLQEPTLAKFQLDGPEVVRVEYARDRRRGADVDLLTLHWPQMEAKTLRLGSPREAGIKISGGQHELWVQLRSEGDTVEGRFVSKQTGLQMTLAVDSKYANSAGVQSLQSSLDAVDRIEIDANFKGQWEDLALQMHTNLGQVFRRATQDAVNDQLVASKQKLQEKVDQAHLEQTLALREWLTSQQSEARSLLASADKSIEEMSQKVMSEVGEADVYLGKLRGAFEKKLR; this is encoded by the coding sequence ATGATTCGCTGGAGTTTTGTACTGACCCGCATGGTCATCGTGGTTGCCATCATCATGTTGCTGCGTTGGGGACTCGGTCCCGTCGCTAGCTACGTAACGAGCAAAGGGATCCAAACCGCCACCGGCGCCAAGGTTGAAATCGGCAGCGCCCAAGTGGGGTTGTTCCCGCCCCGGGTCACGTATACCGATTTTCACGTTGCGGATCCTCGTAGCGGCAAGGACATGAAAGATGCGTTTAGTGCCGAAACGATCGAGTTGGTGCTCGATGGAGACGCCTTCTTGCATCGTCGTTGGGTTGCCCGCGATGGCAGGATTACCGGTTTGCAGATTGGTGGCGAGCGCGAAACGTCGGGGCATTTGCCGGAAGAGCAAGAGGATGCCGCACCCTCGCCCTCGGATGAGCCTTCGTTTTTGACACGGATGATTGCCGCGACCACCGATTCGCTGGGCGACGAGGCTACAATGTTGGCCGAGAATCTGGAAACCGTCCGCCGCAGTCGGCAAATCCGTGAGCGATGGGAGACCGAGTACGAAACGTTAGTCGTGCGAGCTCGCGACTTAGAGAAACAAATTCGCACCATTCGTGACGAAGCGCGTGGGATCGATAATCCGCTGCGAGATTGGCCGCAATTGCAACGCACGCTGGAACAGGCTCGGCAAGCGCGAAACGAGTTGATGGCGGTGCGGCAAGCAATCGATTCGTTGCCAGAACAAGTGCAGACGGATTTGGCATCGCTTGATGAAGCCAAACAGATCGATATGCAAAAGGTCGCAAAGTTCATTCCGGGTGACTTGCAGAACGGAGATGACTTTGGCATCGACATGTTGAAGTTTGCAGTGCAAAAGCAGATCGACCAAATTCGCGGTTACCTCGATGGGGGACGCACGATTGCCAACTACACTGTGGTGGCGCCCGAGGGCGAGCGGATTCGCGGTGAAGACTTTGATCTCTGGGGATCGGACCGCTTAGCACAAGTTTTGGTTCGTCGCTGCGAACTCAGCGGCGTGATGCGTGCCAACGGCGAAGTCTATTCGCTCAAAGGCATCGTCGAAAACTTGACGCCAACGCCGGAAATGTTGCAAGAGCCGACTCTGGCGAAGTTCCAATTGGATGGGCCTGAAGTGGTGCGTGTTGAGTACGCTCGGGATCGCCGTCGTGGAGCCGATGTGGATCTGTTGACACTCCATTGGCCTCAGATGGAAGCCAAAACACTCCGCTTGGGCAGCCCCCGTGAAGCGGGGATCAAGATTAGCGGCGGTCAACACGAGTTGTGGGTGCAACTTCGCAGCGAAGGCGACACCGTCGAAGGTCGTTTTGTCAGTAAGCAAACCGGGTTGCAGATGACGTTGGCCGTCGACTCAAAGTATGCCAACTCGGCGGGCGTTCAATCGCTTCAATCGAGTTTAGATGCAGTCGATCGGATCGAGATTGATGCCAACTTCAAAGGCCAATGGGAGGACCTCGCGTTGCAGATGCATACCAATCTTGGCCAAGTGTTTCGGCGTGCGACCCAAGACGCGGTCAATGATCAATTGGTGGCATCCAAGCAAAAGCTGCAAGAGAAAGTGGACCAAGCCCATTTAGAGCAAACCTTGGCACTTCGCGAATGGCTGACGTCACAGCAAAGCGAAGCGCGTTCACTGCTTGCCAGTGCAGATAAGTCGATCGAAGAGATGAGTCAGAAAGTGATGAGCGAAGTCGGCGAAGCGGATGTCTATCTCGGCAAACTGCGAGGAGCATTCGAGAAGAAGTTGCGTTAG
- the trpE gene encoding anthranilate synthase component I, which yields MLTPQSADFDALSIQHDFVPVYRRLLSDSLTPVTAFRLLDDGSPACLFESVIGGEKVGRYSFLASGPIKRFAAHGNTVTISDQLSGKTEQLQSADPLETFRSHVKYRVADVPGLPPFVGGAIGYAGYDVVRYVEKLPNAPLDDRDLPDLDFAFYHTLCVFDHVDKTITVVSLADCRDVGDQAQSQAAFAQAAEQIDQTIAKLSQPTAHTPDELTTDKPSPPLNIESNFTRESFGQAVLDCVEYIRAGDIFQVVPSQRLSVKTDVDPFEIYRSLRVVNPSPFMFYVRTSDCILVGCSPEIMCRVADNVVTVRPLAGTRPRGKTEKEDKALEKELLADPKEIAEHVMLVDLGRNDVGRVAQFGTVELTEVMVVERYSHVMHISSEVQGKLREGLDAFDALKAVLPAGTVSGAPKVRAMEVIDSIEPHRRGPYGGAVGYIDYRGNMDTCIALRTMVAKDGVVYVQAGCGVVADSDPNAEYEETMNKARALISAIEITVARVGS from the coding sequence ATGTTAACCCCTCAATCAGCCGACTTCGATGCGCTCTCGATCCAACATGACTTTGTTCCGGTGTATCGGCGTTTATTGAGCGACTCGTTAACTCCCGTTACTGCGTTTCGACTTTTAGACGATGGCAGCCCCGCTTGTCTGTTTGAAAGCGTGATTGGTGGCGAGAAAGTTGGCCGCTACAGTTTCCTCGCCTCCGGGCCGATCAAACGATTCGCAGCCCACGGCAACACCGTCACGATTTCCGATCAACTCAGCGGTAAAACCGAACAGTTACAGTCCGCCGACCCGCTCGAAACATTCCGCTCGCACGTCAAGTACCGTGTTGCGGATGTCCCCGGTTTACCGCCGTTCGTTGGCGGTGCGATCGGCTACGCCGGCTACGACGTGGTTCGCTATGTCGAAAAGCTGCCCAATGCGCCGCTCGATGATCGCGATCTACCCGATCTAGATTTCGCCTTCTATCACACCCTATGTGTCTTTGATCACGTCGACAAAACAATCACGGTCGTCTCGCTAGCTGATTGCCGCGACGTCGGTGACCAAGCGCAATCCCAGGCCGCGTTCGCACAAGCGGCAGAGCAGATTGACCAAACGATCGCGAAGCTCTCTCAGCCGACCGCGCATACGCCAGACGAATTGACGACCGACAAACCGTCGCCACCCTTGAACATCGAATCCAATTTCACGCGTGAATCATTTGGGCAAGCGGTACTCGATTGTGTGGAATACATTCGAGCTGGCGATATTTTCCAGGTCGTCCCCAGCCAACGGTTGAGCGTCAAAACGGACGTCGATCCGTTCGAGATTTATCGCTCACTGCGAGTGGTCAATCCCAGCCCGTTCATGTTCTATGTCCGTACATCCGATTGCATCCTGGTTGGGTGTTCGCCCGAAATCATGTGCCGAGTCGCTGACAATGTCGTCACCGTCCGCCCATTAGCGGGAACTCGACCTCGCGGCAAAACAGAAAAAGAGGACAAGGCTCTCGAAAAAGAATTGCTCGCCGATCCCAAAGAAATTGCCGAGCATGTGATGCTGGTCGACCTGGGACGCAACGATGTCGGCCGCGTGGCCCAATTTGGTACGGTGGAATTGACCGAAGTGATGGTCGTCGAACGTTATTCGCACGTGATGCACATCAGCAGCGAAGTGCAAGGCAAACTTCGCGAAGGACTCGATGCCTTTGACGCATTGAAGGCGGTCTTGCCCGCGGGCACCGTTTCCGGTGCACCGAAAGTTCGCGCAATGGAAGTCATCGATTCGATCGAACCGCATCGCCGAGGCCCTTACGGCGGCGCGGTGGGCTACATTGATTACCGCGGCAACATGGATACCTGTATCGCATTGCGAACGATGGTCGCCAAAGACGGAGTCGTCTACGTCCAAGCCGGCTGCGGCGTCGTGGCCGACAGCGACCCGAACGCGGAATACGAGGAAACCATGAACAAGGCGCGAGCGTTAATCTCGGCAATCGAAATCACGGTGGCCCGCGTCGGTTCCTAA
- a CDS encoding UvrB/UvrC motif-containing protein, producing MKCQYCEKPATFHITELTEPAGPKIMHLCEEHARGFLQKESDSPVASVTNALAKQLQLGQSKKELAELDQKECPVCGISFFEFRNTGRLGCPYDYSFFETDLIPLLTNIHDAIEHVGKRPRRLAASADSQAEMIQLRREMEEAVELENYERASEIRDELKRMERELSRPAADDPASADEDLSSREGENQS from the coding sequence ATGAAATGCCAGTATTGTGAAAAACCCGCGACGTTCCATATCACCGAGCTGACGGAACCTGCGGGTCCCAAAATTATGCATCTTTGTGAGGAACACGCACGCGGCTTTTTACAAAAAGAGTCCGATAGCCCGGTGGCATCGGTCACCAATGCGCTCGCCAAGCAGCTACAGCTGGGACAATCCAAGAAAGAATTAGCCGAACTGGACCAAAAAGAGTGTCCGGTGTGTGGAATTAGTTTTTTCGAGTTTCGCAACACCGGGCGACTTGGTTGCCCTTACGATTACAGCTTTTTTGAGACCGATTTGATCCCCCTGCTGACCAATATTCACGATGCGATTGAGCATGTCGGCAAACGGCCTCGGCGGTTAGCCGCATCGGCAGATTCTCAAGCGGAAATGATCCAGCTGCGGCGTGAGATGGAAGAGGCGGTGGAGCTCGAGAATTACGAGCGCGCATCGGAAATCCGTGATGAACTAAAACGAATGGAACGTGAGTTGAGCCGACCCGCAGCAGACGACCCGGCGTCCGCTGACGAGGACCTCAGTTCACGTGAAGGTGAGAATCAGTCGTGA
- a CDS encoding protein arginine kinase has translation MNQETDFTSLAKSSGEWLRGTGPESDIVISSRIRLARNLADFPFIRRCTDEDRDNIERSVRARMEAMEDWKEIRYIDIEELAEVDRQFLVERQLISREIAEADGSRAVAIDPGEQYSVMINEEDHLRIQVMQSGLDLQTAWARIDALDDKLEGSILYAFHEKYGYLTACPTNVGTGLRVSVMLHLPALVITRQIEKVFRSMQRINVTVRGLYGEGSQYSGDFYQVSNQVTLGHSEQSLLALVGDEVVPQIIQYERKARAFLIEQNQQDLHDDVSRAMGILSTAKKISSEETMHYLSKVRMGVNLGLIGDVALATINKLFIHTQPAHLQKLHGRVLGSSDRNVQRATYLQRHLLGGHGQGELN, from the coding sequence GTGAATCAAGAGACGGACTTTACAAGCTTGGCGAAAAGTTCAGGAGAGTGGCTTCGTGGCACGGGGCCTGAATCCGATATCGTCATTAGCAGCCGCATTCGCTTGGCGCGGAACCTTGCCGATTTTCCCTTCATCCGTCGTTGTACGGATGAGGACCGCGACAACATCGAACGCTCCGTTCGCGCTCGCATGGAAGCGATGGAAGATTGGAAAGAGATTCGTTACATCGATATCGAAGAACTTGCCGAAGTCGATCGCCAATTCCTGGTCGAACGGCAATTGATCAGCCGCGAGATTGCCGAGGCCGATGGCTCGCGCGCCGTCGCAATCGATCCCGGCGAACAGTACAGCGTGATGATCAACGAAGAGGATCATTTGCGTATCCAAGTCATGCAAAGCGGCCTCGATTTGCAAACGGCGTGGGCCCGAATCGATGCGTTGGACGACAAACTCGAAGGTTCGATTCTATATGCGTTTCATGAAAAGTATGGGTACTTAACCGCCTGTCCCACCAATGTCGGAACGGGATTGCGGGTCAGTGTGATGTTGCATCTGCCTGCACTTGTGATCACCCGCCAGATCGAAAAAGTGTTTCGCAGCATGCAGCGAATCAACGTCACCGTACGCGGCCTCTACGGCGAAGGCTCACAGTACTCTGGTGACTTCTATCAGGTCAGCAACCAAGTCACGCTGGGGCATAGCGAACAATCCTTGTTGGCTTTGGTCGGTGACGAAGTGGTGCCACAGATCATTCAATACGAGCGGAAGGCCCGCGCGTTTTTGATCGAACAAAATCAGCAAGACCTGCACGATGATGTCAGCCGAGCGATGGGGATCTTAAGCACCGCGAAAAAGATCAGCAGTGAAGAAACGATGCATTATCTGTCGAAGGTGCGGATGGGCGTGAATCTCGGCTTGATCGGGGACGTCGCTCTCGCCACGATCAACAAGTTGTTCATTCACACGCAACCGGCCCATCTTCAAAAACTGCACGGTCGCGTGCTCGGATCCTCCGATCGCAACGTCCAACGGGCGACCTACCTGCAGCGGCATTTGCTGGGCGGCCACGGCCAAGGCGAGTTGAATTAA
- a CDS encoding RNA polymerase sigma factor gives MGEEPELIDRALQGDRAAFSRLVEVNQDRLFASMMQVTGSPDEAEEVVQEAFIRAFVKLDTFQRNSQFFTWLYRIAFNSALSRRRKKRARISLDQFREQNGLEVVDHSLAVDEPMLQQERIAMVRTAMQRLTDEHRSILVLREMEERSYEAIAEILEISIGTVRSRLSRARQQLKLALEAIHRAEESSSE, from the coding sequence GTGGGCGAAGAGCCTGAACTGATTGACCGAGCACTCCAGGGCGATCGTGCTGCGTTTTCCCGGTTGGTGGAAGTCAACCAGGACCGTTTGTTCGCGTCGATGATGCAGGTCACCGGTTCGCCTGATGAAGCGGAAGAAGTCGTCCAAGAAGCCTTTATCCGGGCCTTTGTGAAGCTCGATACGTTTCAGCGAAACAGCCAATTCTTTACTTGGCTATACCGGATCGCCTTTAACAGCGCATTGTCCCGTCGGCGCAAAAAGCGTGCCCGTATCTCGTTGGACCAATTTCGAGAGCAAAACGGGCTAGAGGTGGTCGACCACTCGCTCGCGGTAGACGAGCCAATGCTTCAACAAGAGCGGATTGCGATGGTGCGGACTGCGATGCAGCGGTTGACCGACGAGCATCGTTCGATTCTGGTCTTGCGAGAGATGGAGGAGCGATCCTATGAAGCGATTGCCGAGATCCTTGAGATCTCGATCGGGACGGTGCGCAGCCGCTTGAGCCGGGCGAGGCAGCAATTGAAACTCGCCCTCGAAGCGATCCACCGTGCGGAAGAGTCGAGTTCTGAGTGA
- a CDS encoding GHMP family kinase ATP-binding protein: MTIQQVRVTTGSRLHFGLLDTAKPFGGVGVMIDDPITEVIVRRADRFSGSQIAADRVLAIAQRYRHQFKLSALPACQIEITRRPAAHTGLGTGTQLAMAVAEAICRLLNPPLSDETIAFRIANRGRRSAVGIHGYLRGGLIYEDTDHTSELNPIQQRLEIPKPWCVAILRPVGETSTISGEVEVNQFAKLRPTTAEQRARFRKQITEDMFPAIQRGDFDAFSDVVHQYNRDSGRLFESVQQGPYNGHAVTSLVDTLRRNGVKGVGQSSWGPSVFAWFATRGQAQAFVANTFDPAEVHALFTHAQNTPRQIELR; this comes from the coding sequence ATGACAATCCAGCAGGTGCGCGTGACCACGGGATCACGACTTCATTTCGGTTTATTGGATACGGCGAAGCCCTTTGGGGGAGTCGGCGTGATGATCGATGATCCCATCACAGAAGTGATTGTACGCCGCGCGGACCGATTCTCAGGCTCGCAGATTGCCGCCGACCGCGTGCTTGCGATTGCCCAACGTTATCGCCATCAATTCAAACTCTCCGCGTTGCCGGCTTGCCAGATCGAAATCACGCGTCGCCCCGCCGCCCACACCGGCCTGGGCACGGGGACCCAGCTTGCGATGGCGGTGGCCGAGGCGATCTGTCGGCTCTTGAATCCGCCCCTTTCTGATGAAACGATCGCCTTTCGCATCGCCAATCGCGGTCGCCGGTCTGCGGTCGGAATCCATGGTTATCTGCGTGGGGGACTCATCTACGAAGACACCGACCACACCTCTGAACTCAATCCCATCCAACAACGTTTAGAAATCCCCAAACCATGGTGCGTCGCCATCCTGCGACCGGTCGGTGAAACCTCAACGATCAGCGGCGAGGTGGAAGTCAACCAATTCGCCAAGCTGCGGCCGACCACCGCCGAGCAACGCGCGAGGTTTCGCAAGCAGATCACCGAGGACATGTTTCCCGCGATCCAACGCGGTGACTTTGATGCGTTTAGCGACGTCGTGCACCAATACAATCGCGACAGCGGGCGGTTATTCGAATCGGTCCAACAAGGCCCCTACAATGGCCACGCCGTGACATCGCTCGTCGATACGCTACGCCGCAATGGCGTCAAAGGGGTAGGGCAGAGCAGTTGGGGGCCCTCGGTTTTCGCCTGGTTCGCGACCCGTGGTCAAGCACAAGCGTTTGTTGCCAACACCTTCGATCCGGCGGAGGTGCATGCCCTGTTCACGCACGCCCAAAACACTCCTCGACAAATCGAGTTGCGTTGA
- a CDS encoding DUF447 domain-containing protein yields the protein MILESIVTTMNQEGRVNIAPMGPLVSETLAHSNPEDETMVLRPFHSSRTFQNLMQTRRAVVHVTDDVDLFARAAVGQLGDQDTLRQWVQPIENERYWVLHDCHRWFAVDVESIDDHPPRADMTCRVIKSGIVRPFFGFNRAKYAVIEAAILATRTHLLPRQEVESELRHLQTLVDKTGGAAEEAAFQFLTQAIAEQYASPHPGGSV from the coding sequence GTGATCTTGGAATCGATCGTGACCACGATGAATCAAGAGGGGCGAGTCAACATCGCGCCGATGGGGCCTCTTGTCTCGGAAACTCTCGCTCATTCCAACCCGGAAGACGAGACAATGGTACTGCGTCCCTTCCATTCCTCGCGGACGTTTCAGAACCTCATGCAAACCCGGCGCGCGGTCGTGCATGTGACCGACGACGTGGATTTGTTCGCACGCGCAGCGGTGGGCCAACTCGGCGACCAGGACACGCTGCGGCAATGGGTTCAACCGATCGAGAACGAACGCTATTGGGTACTACACGATTGCCACCGCTGGTTCGCCGTCGACGTGGAATCGATCGACGATCATCCCCCACGTGCGGACATGACCTGCCGAGTAATCAAGTCGGGTATCGTGCGTCCCTTTTTCGGATTCAATCGTGCCAAGTATGCCGTGATTGAGGCCGCGATTCTGGCGACTCGAACACACCTTTTACCTCGTCAAGAAGTCGAATCGGAGCTACGTCATCTGCAAACCCTGGTCGACAAAACCGGGGGCGCAGCGGAGGAAGCCGCATTCCAATTTTTAACGCAGGCGATTGCGGAGCAATACGCAAGCCCTCACCCCGGCGGTTCGGTGTAG
- a CDS encoding anthranilate synthase component II: MILLLDNYDSFVHNLARYFRRLGRETRVIRSDEIDAPGCRALDPEAIVISPGPKHPGEAGCSVQVIRELSAQIPMLGVCLGHQSIGVAFGGLVVRCSPEHGIQSPITHHGHGIFENCALPMKVGRYHSLAIDRATFPSELEITAQTDDGVIMGIQHRTLPLFGVQFHPESILTDQGNRLIENFFTIASKRRQELVL; encoded by the coding sequence ATGATCTTACTGCTGGACAACTACGACTCCTTTGTCCACAACCTCGCTCGCTACTTTCGTCGACTCGGACGCGAAACTCGCGTGATCCGTAGTGATGAAATCGACGCCCCCGGATGTCGGGCCCTCGATCCCGAAGCCATTGTGATCTCCCCCGGACCGAAGCATCCCGGCGAGGCAGGATGCTCGGTGCAGGTGATTCGAGAATTGTCAGCGCAAATACCGATGCTCGGCGTTTGCCTTGGCCATCAATCGATCGGCGTCGCCTTCGGCGGCCTCGTGGTACGTTGCAGCCCGGAGCACGGCATCCAATCGCCAATCACGCATCATGGCCACGGGATCTTCGAAAATTGTGCGTTGCCGATGAAGGTCGGACGTTATCATTCACTGGCGATTGATCGAGCTACGTTCCCCAGCGAATTGGAGATCACCGCCCAAACCGACGACGGGGTGATCATGGGGATTCAACACCGCACCTTGCCCCTGTTCGGTGTCCAATTTCATCCTGAATCCATCTTAACCGACCAAGGCAATCGCTTGATTGAGAATTTTTTCACGATCGCATCCAAACGACGCCAGGAACTTGTTCTGTGA
- a CDS encoding ExbD/TolR family protein: MKIRNQGENEKNELNMTSMIDIVFLLLVFFVMTFKVVEMEGDFSVRMPLGDSQGVADPTDLGLKLRLRADSEGRLASMALNDSDLGTDYDELRARIISQIGSTTPGEEDEGPELEIDTDYNLRYENVIKSITAVSGYKDGNEVVKLIEKIKFAKPRR; encoded by the coding sequence ATGAAAATCCGCAACCAAGGTGAAAACGAGAAGAACGAACTCAACATGACGAGCATGATTGACATCGTCTTTCTGCTGTTGGTGTTCTTCGTGATGACTTTCAAAGTGGTGGAAATGGAAGGTGACTTCAGCGTCCGGATGCCGCTGGGTGACAGCCAAGGTGTGGCGGATCCTACCGACCTCGGATTGAAACTGCGTTTGCGAGCCGATTCCGAAGGACGACTGGCATCGATGGCGCTCAATGACTCGGACTTGGGTACCGATTATGACGAATTGCGAGCGAGAATTATTTCGCAAATCGGCTCGACCACTCCCGGCGAAGAGGACGAAGGGCCCGAGCTGGAAATTGATACCGATTACAACTTACGCTACGAAAACGTGATCAAGTCCATCACCGCGGTGAGCGGCTACAAAGACGGCAACGAAGTTGTCAAACTGATCGAAAAGATTAAGTTTGCCAAACCACGGCGATAG
- a CDS encoding ExbD/TolR family protein, whose protein sequence is MRVKSKKPDLAEGDLTPMIDMTFQLIAFFMVLINFAQTEANDRVVLPNSQLVKPPEVPLEFPIILHVAMDGEIVLGGDDYTVETLRVGLLRELTVIESEGKTAEDANVVIRAHKDTAAGDVQEVIRVAQEQKLVNFALRVKEDNR, encoded by the coding sequence ATGCGTGTCAAATCGAAAAAACCCGACTTGGCCGAAGGCGACCTGACGCCGATGATCGACATGACGTTCCAGTTGATCGCGTTCTTTATGGTATTGATCAACTTTGCCCAAACCGAAGCGAACGATCGCGTCGTGTTGCCTAATAGCCAATTAGTGAAGCCCCCCGAAGTCCCGCTCGAGTTCCCCATCATCTTGCACGTGGCAATGGATGGTGAAATCGTGCTCGGTGGAGACGACTACACGGTGGAAACGCTACGAGTCGGTTTGCTTCGCGAATTGACCGTGATCGAATCGGAAGGCAAAACGGCAGAGGATGCCAATGTGGTCATCCGCGCTCACAAGGACACCGCAGCCGGTGATGTCCAAGAAGTCATCCGCGTCGCCCAGGAACAAAAGCTCGTCAACTTTGCGCTGCGAGTGAAGGAGGACAACCGATGA
- a CDS encoding MotA/TolQ/ExbB proton channel family protein, with protein sequence MPTFRCLCLAILGSFFLVANATAQDDAAAEFGDPAPAAAAPADAPADGPAAAADDGAAEDATQGAAKKSSDQNLLAWTIESLGLSYSFVFLVLSITLVSLFVMNVLAARRDTLCPHELVEGFEEKLNEKQFQEAYDMAKADESVLGQVLSAGLARLSRGYNKALEGMQEVGEEESMKLEHRLSYMALIGNLSPMIGLFGTVHGMIESFQVIALGGASPKPADLAAGISTALFTTLIGLAIAIPAIAAYNILRNRVSRMLLEIGVTSENLMSRFEDVQPQGTKN encoded by the coding sequence ATGCCCACGTTTCGTTGCCTGTGTCTCGCGATCCTGGGATCGTTTTTTCTTGTTGCAAACGCAACGGCACAAGATGACGCTGCGGCGGAATTCGGCGACCCCGCCCCGGCCGCTGCCGCCCCGGCGGACGCTCCAGCGGACGGCCCCGCTGCTGCAGCGGATGATGGTGCCGCCGAGGATGCCACCCAGGGTGCTGCAAAAAAATCGAGCGACCAGAACTTGTTGGCGTGGACGATTGAATCACTCGGACTTAGCTACTCGTTTGTATTCCTGGTCCTTTCGATCACCCTCGTCTCGCTCTTTGTGATGAATGTCTTGGCAGCTCGTCGTGACACACTCTGTCCGCATGAATTAGTCGAAGGCTTTGAAGAGAAATTAAACGAGAAACAATTCCAAGAAGCCTATGACATGGCCAAAGCCGACGAGTCGGTTCTTGGCCAAGTCCTGTCCGCTGGACTGGCTCGCCTGTCGCGTGGTTACAACAAGGCGCTCGAGGGGATGCAGGAAGTCGGCGAAGAGGAAAGCATGAAGCTCGAGCACCGGCTCAGTTACATGGCATTGATCGGTAACCTCAGCCCGATGATCGGTTTGTTTGGTACGGTTCATGGGATGATCGAATCGTTCCAAGTCATCGCACTCGGCGGTGCCTCACCGAAACCCGCTGATTTGGCAGCCGGTATTTCGACGGCACTCTTCACCACCTTGATCGGTTTGGCGATCGCGATTCCCGCCATCGCAGCCTACAACATTTTGCGTAACCGCGTCTCACGCATGCTGCTTGAAATCGGCGTGACAAGTGAAAACTTGATGAGCCGTTTTGAGGACGTTCAACCTCAAGGGACCAAGAATTAA